In the Ascochyta rabiei chromosome 17, complete sequence genome, one interval contains:
- a CDS encoding RNA helicase, protein MTSQITDQLAATKLNDAPSEANWKEGLTAPAKDARPQTEDVTATKGLEFEDFFIKRELMMGIFEAGFEKPSPIQEETIPVALTGRDILARAKNGTGKTAAFVIPTLERVNPKNPKTQALILVPTRELALQTSQVCKTLGKHLGINVMVSTGGTGLKDDIIRLSEPVHIIVGTPGRILDLAGKGVADLTACQIFVMDEADKLLSPEFTPVIEQLLGFHPKDRQVMLFSATFPIVVKDFKDKHMNSPYEINLMDELTLRGITQYYAFVEEKQKVHCLNTLFNKLQINQSIIFCNSTNRVELLAKKITELGYSCFYSHARMLQHNRNRVFHDFRNGVCRNLVCSDLLTRGIDIQAVNVVINFDFPKNAETYLHRIGRSGRFGHLGLAINLINWEDRFNLYRIEQELGTEIQPIPQVIEKNLYVYESPDTIPRPISNSQPRPQDQVQRQPQEGDGSMARAQGRQGYRGGRGGGGQYQGQRRGPSQGQNMPPQQTQQNQQRQNGHNPQRNPRQPPAGPA, encoded by the exons ATGACCTCACAAATCACCGACCAGCTAGCAGCAACCAAGCTGAACGATGCCCCATCGGAAGCCAACTGGAAGGAGGGACTGACAGCCCCTGCGAAAGACGCACGGCCACAGACTGAA GATGTAACCGCAACCAAGGGCCTTGAGTTTGAAGACTTTTTTATCAAGCGCGAGCTTATGATGGGCATCTTCGAGGCAGGCTTCGAGAAGCCATCGCCTATCCAGGAAGAGACAATTCCTGTTGCCCTGACCGGACGAGATATCCTCGCGCGAGCGAAGAACGGTACCGGAAAAACTGCAGCCTTCGTTATCCCCACTCTCGAGCGCGTAAACCCAAAGAACCCAAAGACACAGGCGCTCATTCTTGTGCCTACTCGAGAACTGGCTCTTCAGACTTCTCAAGTCTGCAAGACTCTAGGAAAGCACTTGGGTATCAACGTCATGGTTTCCACGGGAGGAACAGGACTCAAGGACGATATCATCCGACTGAGCGAACCAGTCCACATCATTGTTGGAACGCCCGGAAGAATCCTGGATCTTGCGGGCAAGGGCGTTGCCGACCTTACGGCTTGCCAGATATTCGTCATGGATGAAGCTGATAAGCTGTTGTCTCCTGAATTCACGCCCGTCATCGAACAGCTTCTTGGCTTTCATCCCAAGGATAGACAGGTGATGCTGTTCAGTGCTACCTTCCCTATTGTCGTCAAAGACTTCAAGGACAAGCACATGAACTCGCCATACGAGATCAACCTGATGGATGAACTGACACTGCGCGGTATCACGCAATATTACGCGTTTGTTGAAGAGAAGCAGAAGGTGCACTGCTTGAACACTCTTTTCAACAAGCTGCAAATCAACCAATCGATCATCTTCTGCAACTCTACCAACCGTGTCGAGCTACTCGCCAAGAAGATTACCGAGCTTGGTTATTCCTGCTTCTACTCGCACGCCCGGATGCTTCAGCATAACCGCAACCGCGTGTTCCACGATTTCCGTAACGGCGTATGCCGAAACCTTGTCTGCTCAGACTTGTTGACTCGTGGTATCGATATTCAAGCCGTGAATGTTGTCATTAACTTCGATTTCCCGAAGAATGCTGAAACATACCTGCATCGCATTGGTCGATCTGGTCGATTTGGACATTTGGGTTTGGCCATCAACCTGATCAACTGGGAGGACAGATTCAATCTGTACAGGATAGAGCAAGAGCTCGGTACTGAGATTCAGCCCATTCCCCAGGTAATCGAGAAGAACCTCTACGTGTACGAGTCGCCCGACACAATCCCCCGCCCTATATCCAATTCGCAGCCGCGTCCTCAGGATCAAGTTCAGCGCCAACCCCAGGAAGGAGATGGCAGCATGGCGCGAGCCCAAGGCCGACAAGGCTACCGCGGCGGCCGTGGCGGTGGTGGACAGTATCAAGGACAGCGCCGTGGCCCTTCGCAGGGACAGAACATGCCGCCTCAACAGACTCAGCAGAACCAGCAGCGTCAAAATGGTCACAACCCGCAACGCAACCCTAGGCAACCGCCTGCTGGGCCAGCTTAG